The genome window ATTCGGGCCTGACCGCTGTCGGCGAGGGCGTGAAGAATGGTGATGGCACCGACATCGTCGTAATCAGGCCCCATATCCGTGTCGAAAATAACCGGTACTGCTGTTGTTCGTGGTACTGATTGTGCTTGGGCGTTACCGATCGTCAGCGCAAACAACAGTCCAACAAAAATAAGATGCAGGCGGGCCATAAAGAGTCGTTTCTTTGTTAAGCCAAAGCATTCCTTTTCACGAACATACTTGACAACCTATGATTTCTCTCAAACCACTTCCAACCTCACCCGAGGCCCAACTTCGTAATTTAGGTTGGGACTGGATGATTGGTCAGGACACATTGCCCTATCTGGCTAATGAGGCCGTTCTGGTTACGCCTGCCGAAGCGGACGCCTATTACGAAGCGGCTAACGAGTTGTTCGAGATGGTTGTCGCTGCGGGGCAACAGGTGATCGATCAGAATCGGTTTGCCGAATTGGGTATACCCGAAAGTCTGGTCGAACTGATTAAACTATCGTGGGACGACGACCGGAATATTCATCTCTACGGGCGCTTTGACCTGGCGGGGGGCATCGATGGACGACCCATCAAACTGATCGAGTTCAACGCCGATACCGCTACCTGCCTGCCCGAAACCGCTGTGGTACAGTATGCCCACCTTCGCGCGAATGGCCTTGACGATAGTCATCAGTTCAATGCCGTTTTTGAAACGCTGACGGGTCAATTCGAAGAGTTGCTGGCAATGAATCCTGATCTGCAACCAACATTGTTGTTGTCGGCCATGCGCGATTTTCCCGAAGACGACGCGAATGTGGCTCTGATTGGCGAAGCGGCCCGCGAAGCCGGATTTGAGGTTGAGTTTGACTTTATCGATAACGTCGAATTTTCCGCTGAGGAGGGTATTTTTTGGCAAAACCCGAAAAATGGTGAGTTTGAAAAACTCGATTTCTGGTTCAAACTGGTGCCGTGGGAGGCCATTGCCGAAGATGAACCCGAACTCATCGGAATTCTTACCGATTTGGTTCGTAAGCGTTTAGGTTTGGTCCTGAATCCGGCTTATACGCTGTTGTTCCAGTCGAAATACATCCTGAAAATTCTGTGGGAGCTGTACCCTAATCACCCCCTGTTGCTTGAAACCGATACAAAGCCGCTGGCCGGTAAAGCATCGGTCGAGAAGGTGTTGTTCGGGCGTGAAGGGGCCAATGTTCGTATCCTGAACAGCGATGGAAGCGAACGACAGACCGTTGATGGTGACTACGGCGACTACGCGAAAATCTATCAGGAATACGTCGAGTTCCCAACGGATTCGGCAGGGAACACCTATCAGGCGGGCGTTTTCTATGCGGGCGAATCCTGTGGGCTTGGGTTCCGGCGGGGTGGCCTGATTCTGGACAATAGTGCCGGATTTGTGGGGCACGTAGTTGAATAAGCCCGATCAACTCCGGAAGTTGTGGAAGGTGACCGATAATCCTGTAAAAAAACCTAAAAAAAGTGGCCTGCAACAGGGCAGGCCACGCTTCAGCTACGGTAGGGTACTGGCAAACTAACTAACGAACTTACTTTCCTTCATGCGCTTTATGATGCCGCCGACGCTCCACAAACGTAGCCCGTTGTTCCGGCGTCATCGCCTTTAGCTGGGTCTGCATCCGCTCGTGGTGAGCCTTTCTAAATGTGCTGCGCTCTTCGGGCGACATCTGAGCCAGTTTGGCTTTCATGGCTGCCTGCTTTGCTTTCCGTTCTTCTATGGTCAGTCGGGGTTTCCCTTTAGGAGCCGCCGTCTGATCCTGAGCGTACGCACCAATCGACAGGAAAAGAGCGACCAAAGCCACGATTACTCGTCTGGTGTTCATTCGTTTTGTTGTTTTTGCCGATTTGATTCCTATTCTCAACGAAGGTTTAATTAAGAAGCTGTACTTTGTGATTTGTATAGGGTAGTTTGCTGATAACGGGACGAACCACCACAACGAATCACGATTAATGGCTAACTTAAGTCTTTACCTTCAGGCTTTTATCTACATTGCCGCCGGGTTGAATCATTTCATCAGCCCCAAAACGTACCTGGCTATTATGCCGCCTTACATCCCGGCGCATAACCTGATGGTCATTCTCAGTGGAATTGCTGAAGTGGTGCTGGGCGTTGGGCTGTTGTTCCCCGCCACCCGATCTATATCGGCCTGGGGGATAATTCTGTTGCTGATCGTTGTCTTTCCGGCCAATATACACATGGCAACGGCCAGTCGGTTTCGCAAACTACCCGCCTGGCTCCGGTGGGGGCGGCTACCCCTTCAGGGCGTCTTGATCTGGTGGGCCTACCAACATACCTGACCTCATTGAAGTACCTGTATCCATCCCTTGCACTGAACGCCGTTCGGCGTGGTGAGCAGGTAATAATAGATTCCATTCTCCATTGAAGCCCCCCAGTCGTTCAGGTACGGAGACGCGTCGAACACACGGCGGCCCCAACGGTTGTAAATCACCAGTTGAGCATCCGGCAACCCAATGTTGAACACATCATTTTTACCGTCGTTATTGGGGGTAATGACGTTGGGTATGTTATTCAGATTCTCGACCGTAATTGTCTTTGACTCGGTCAGTGAGCAGCCATTTCGGGATGCGGTGAGCGTTACGGTATACTGGCCCGATTGATTGTACTGGAAGTTTTCGGGTATAGCCGTTCGAACGGTATCTCCATTGCCCAGCTGCCAGACATACTGATCGGCGTTTCTGGTGTTGTTTACAAACGTAATTCGGGCCGCCTGATTGCAGTCTTCACCGACCTGCACCGCAAAGTCAGGCCGAAAAGACGCATCGGTGTTGACCGTCACGCTCCGGCGGGTTGAACAGCCAAATTCGTTGGTCATATCGACGGTATACGTTGTCGTTTGTTTCGGGCTGGCCATCGGGCTGGCAATCGTCGTGCTGCTCAGCCCGTCGGCGGGTGACCAGGTGTAGGTCGTTGCCCCGCTGGCTCGCAGCAAGGCACGGGCATCAGGGCAAATAGTGGTATCGGGGCTGATCTGAAAATTGGCCGGATTGATCGTAATTACTTGCTGTGCAGAATCGATACGCTGGCAGGTGAGTGGGTTGTAGGCCCGGATCTTAACGGTATATTTCCCGGCTTTGGTGAAAACATAACTGGTTCGGGCGGTATCGGTCGAGACAACCTGCCCGTCGATGAGCCATTGGTATTGTTTGCCGCCCGTACTGGTATTCTGAAAGGTGAGCGTGAGGGGCGTACAACCCGTTATAACCCCTTTCTCGGTGCCGCGATACGTATCGAAACCGGCTCGTAACCGATCGACATCGAACTTAAACGCCAGATTATTGCAGTTGGAACTGTTGTTGGTTTTCGACCAGGCTTGTGCTGTTGCCGGGAAATTAGTGCCCCCACAGGCGCAAACCGCGTGGTAGATAACGCCCTGCTTGTTGAACCGGGATGTGCCGCCATCCACATGATCACCCCGGCCAATATCCTGGCTCCCCGCGAAGGTGGCATAAAGCAGTGATTTCGCCCCCCGTTCCAGCAGGGCTACCCAAAAATTGCTGCCGTTTGTCGTTTTTTTGTAAGCCTCGCTGGTTACTGGTAGGCCCGTCGTGTTGCTGTTGACGTTGAACCCAGTTCGTACGTTTACGACGCCACCCCAACCCGAGAGGTAAATATTGCCGCATTCGTTCACTAAAAATGCCGTGGGTGCAATGTCCGGCGTTGCCCGTCCCGATCCAACAACGGTCGAGAACAGAGTTTTGGACAATGTAGCGTCCAGCGCGTGAATAAACTGGCTGCTGCCCGGATTTTGGTACGTGCCGGTCGTGACGGGGTACTTGCCACGTGTCGACCCGAATACGTACGGATTACCGTCGGCGTCTATATCCAGTAAATAGGCAATGTCTTCGGCGGCTGTGCCCAGATACGTCAGCCGGGCCAGTTGCTGGTTGTCGAAGCGGGCAACGAAACCATCAACGTGGGTGGCACTTTCTGGTTTTGACTTGATCGCATCCGCGCTGGCCGGCATATCGAGACTGGTTGTTACCCCACAAACGAATAAGCTGCCGGAAGCCGTTAATTTAAGGCTGTGCGCTTTATCGTATCCACTGCCACCAATACGCGAACTCCAGCGCAGTTGTGATAGGTCCGAACTGAGTCTGAAAACGACGGCATCGGCCTGATTGCTACCGCTTGTTGGTAAGGCCGCAGCTGGGAAGTCAGCCGATTCCGTTACGCTGGCTACATATACATCATCGTTTGGCCCGACAATGACTTCGCCCCGCAGATCGTCGCCATAATTCCGGAACGATATGCCGTCGCCATGTACACCGGTCGTAGTACTGGCTCCGACGCCGTCTTTGCTCGCTCCACCCACGAATGTGCTCGCTTTTAGCTGCTTGCCATCGGGGCTGAGAATAGACACGAACAGGTCGCTGCCGTTATCAAATTCAATGCTAGTCGTGGTGGCGAACGAATAGGAAGCTGGAGTACCGAGTTGCGTTTTGGTCTGGTAAGCCCCCGCCGTCACCGGGAAATCGGTCGATGAGGTTGATCCCATAACCACCAGATCCCCCCGATTATTGACGATAAGACTATGGGGAACTTCGGCGGCCTTGCCGCCCAGAAACGTCGCGTAGAGTAGTTTGCTGCCATCCGGACTGAATTTTAAAATGGCTACGTCGACAACACCGCTGAACTGCGTTTTAAAGGCACCGGTTGTTGCCGGAAAGTTCGGTCCAAAGACAATCCCGCCCGAATAGAGATTTCCTTCGGTATCGTAGGTCGCCGTCATACCCCAGTTGTCGGAGTATGAGCCCGAATAGGTAGAAAAAACCAGTTCCGGATCGATGGTTAGCGTTTGGGTTTTATCGTACCCATTCGGCAGTCGAAATCGGACTTTTCGAGGAGTGTTCGTTGCCGCTTGATCGGCGTCAAGTTGCCAGTACGCAGCTACTTCGGTGGCTCGCCCGTTCTGGCTGACGTATGAGTAGGGACGGCTTTCCGTAATCGATTGAAGACTCGTTTCGACGATCAACTGGTCATTGTCCATCCGCACGCGACTGGCCCCCGAATACGTCATCTGAATGGCCGCCGGGTCAGCACCGGGGTGAACAATAAATTCGTATTTGAGGGTCTGGTAATAGGCGTAAAGCCGCAGATCGATACCCGGATAAAGATCGTGGTAAATTACCTCGCCAAAGGCTGAGACGTTACCAGCCGGTTTTTGACCCGTAAAATAATTGCGAATGGTAGGCGATGGATGACTCGTTTCGATCGAGCTGGTCAGCGTAGCGCCCTCGAACCGCACTTCAACCGCGTGGCCCGGAATGGTGTTCGTATGCTGTCCGGCTGCTGGTGTATGGTGGCTCGACAGGGCGGCCCCGTCGTAAAAAACGTAGTGCAGGGCGTTGGCCTTCAGGTATAGATAACCGCCGGGAATTTCCGCCCGGAATCGGACCTCACTGGACCATTGCCCTTTGTTCTCCACGAAGGCGACGGGCTCGGCAAGGAGACTCGTGGTAAGCAGGCTACTGATAAGCATTAAGAGGTAAAAACGCCACATAGAGTCGGGGTTGAGCTGTATGTGAATAACGGTATTTTGTTCATAAAATGATAGCGACACCGAACGGTGGCCATAAAAAGGCTTCGTGGCTAATAAAGCTATAAACACAGTAGGAAAAGAAGGGTAGTTTGTTTTCTAGCAAACAGAACCCTATGATTCTTAAAACGGTCTGCACCGGCGTACTGCTGGTCAGCATACTTACTGCGTCACTACCTCTTTTGGCGCAACGCTCCCCAATGATCGGGCAGTTCGATGGACAAGCTGACGTGGGCAACGTGAAGCGTCCCGGCTCGGCTACTTACGACCCTGCCAAGCAGGAATACACGATCGAAGGCTCCGGAACGAACATCTGGTTCGATCACGATGAATTTCATTTCGTCTGGAAGCGCATGAAAGGTGATTTTATCCTTCAGACCAATGGGCAACTGTTGGGAAAAGGAGTCGATCCGCACCGTAAACTGGGCTGGATGGTTCGTTCGACGCTCGATTCAAATTCGGCCCATATCAACGCGGTGGTCCACGGCGACGGCTTGACATCACTACAATTCCGGCGGACAAAAGCAGCTACGACGGAAGAATTAAAATCGACACTGACGGCCGCGGATGTGGTCCAGTTGGCGCGCAAGGGTAACACGTATACCATGTCCGTGGCGCGAAACGGGGAGCTATTCACGACCGAGCAGGTGACGGATTTGAATCTGGGTGATGAGGTGTATGTGGGCCTTTTCGTCTGCTCGCATAATCCGGCTGTTTCCGAGAAAGCGCTCTTTCATAACGTCCGGATCATCGTGCCCGCCCGCGATAATTTTGTGCCCTACCGCGAATACATCGGTAGCGATCTGGAGGTAATGGATGTGGCTACGGGTCATCGGAAAACGATCTACCACTCCCCCGTATCGATTCAGGCTCCCAACTGGCTCCCCAACAACAAAGCCCTGATCTACAACAGCAACGGGAAGCTGTATCGGTTCGATCTGGCCAAGAAAAAACCAACGGTCATTAATTCCGATTTTGCCATCAATAATAATAACGACCATGTGCTGTCGTTTGATGGGAAACAACTGGGTATCAGCCATCAGGTGAAAGAGGAGGGCAATAAATCGATGGTGTACACGATGCCGGTTGGTGGCGGAAAGCCCAAGCGTATCACGCCCGTTGGTCATTCGTACCTGCATGGCTGGTCGCCCGATGGGAAGTCGCTGATTTATACCGGCCAGCGGAACGACGAGTTCGACATCTACAAGATTTCATCGGACGGCGGACCGGAAACAAGGCTTACAACGGCAAAGGGACTGGACGATGGATCGGAGTATTCGCCGGATGGCAACTACATTTATTTTAACTCGACCCGGAGCGGCACCATGCAGATCTGGCGGATGAAACCCGATGGCAGCGACCAGGTGCAGCTTACCAACGATGCGTACAACAACTGGTTCCCCCACATTTCGCCGGATGGTAAATGGATGACGATTCTATCCTTCAACAAGGATGTCTCACCCGACGATCACCCGTTTTATAAGCACGTATATTTGCGGTTATTACCTGTTTCGGGTACTGGTCCAGCCAAAGTGATCGCCTATATTTACGGTGGACAGGGCACGATCAATACACCCTCGTGGTCGCCGGATAGTAAGCAGGTGGCGTTCATCAGCAATTCCGATACGACCGATCCAGTACCAGCGGTAACGAAGTAAAGAGTAGGCAACGCATGTCTGTCTCTTATTGATGTAGTCGTAAAATCAATTTACATTCCTATGAACACGCAGAAACTATCGCGTACCGATTTTCTTAAAACCAGTGCGCTGGCGATGGCTGCCGTCCTGATCCCCAACCTTGACGTATTTGCCAGCCCTGCCAATAAAAACCTTGGCTTACAGTTATATACGCTCCGTGACCTGCTCCCGAAAGATCTCGAAGGTACCCTGAAAAAAGTGGCGGAGATTGGCTATAAAGAAGTTGAGATGTTTGGTTATTCCGACGGGAAGTTCTTCGGAAAAACACCCACCGAATTTGCCGCGCTGCTGAAAAGTCTGGGCCTCAAAGCCCCCAGCGGTCACTACACGACCGGCAATACCATGCCCAATATGAAAGGCACGCTGACAAACGACTGGAAACGGGCGGTTGACGATGCGGCTACGCTTGGTCAGAAATACATGGTTTGCGCTTATTTGTTCCCGGACGAGCGCAAGATGGATGATTACAAACGGCACATCGATCTGTTCAACAAATCGGCGGAAACGTGCAAAGCCGCTGGCATTCAGTTTGCGTACCACAACCACGATTTCGAATTTAAAGAGATGGACGGTAAGCTTCCGTACGACATGATTCTGAGCGGAACGGACCCCAAACTGGTGAAAATGGAACTGGACCTGTACTGGGCTTCGTACGCCGGACAGGACCCGGTTGCGCTGTTCAAGAAACATCCGGGCCGTTTCCCGCTTTGGCACGTAAAAGATATGGCCAAAACCGAAAAGCGCGAGTTCTCGGAAGTAGGAGAAGGCTCGATCAATTTTCAGCGCATTTTCGACGCGAAGAAAACGGCGGGACTAACCCATTACTTTGTGGAGCAGGACATTTGCAAACGCCCTCCGCTGGAATCCATTGCGATCAGCTACCGGAATCTGGCCAAGGTCAGTGTGTAAGGAAAATTAAGTTTATGTACATCCAGCTCCTCTTCTCAAAAAAACAGAAGGGGAGCGCTAGTCTGGCTCCGTAGTGTGGGCCGGAAACCTACCTCAATGAAACGAAGAAATTTTGTGGCCTCCTCCTTGCTGGCGGTCCCGGCACTGGCGACTTCTGAACCGAGTAAGCCCGATGCGCAGAAAGCCGTTTACGAATGGCGGACGTATGAACCGAAATACGGTTCCCCGCAGTCGAGCATCGAGAATTACTTGAAAGACGCGCTGATTCCGGCGTTGAACAGGCAGGGCGCGAAAAACGTAGGCGTGTTTCGGGAGATGGGAAAGTCAGACCCGGCCAAGCTGCATGTTCTGATACCCTACCCATCCTGGGATGCGTATACGACGGCTGCCAGTAAGCTGGCCAGCGATCAGGCATTTGGGCAGGCCAGCCAGTCCTACGTGAGCCTGACACCCGAAAAAGCCCCGTTCGCCCGGTACACGACCTCGTTGATGAGTGCCTTCGACGGATTACCGCAACTGGCCGTACCAGCCAAAGAGCCTCGAATTTTTGAGTTGAGAACCTACGAAGGGTACAACGAAGATGCTGTCCGGCGGAAGGTGAAAATGTTTAACGTCGATGAGATCAAGATCTTTAACAACACGGGCTTGCACTCCGTATTTTTTGGCGAAGTCGTAGCGGGCGAGCACATGCCCTGCCTGACCTACATGCTGACGTTCAAGGATATGGCCGAACGCGATGCGAACTGGAAGCAGTTTGGGGCTGATCCTGACTGGAAACGCGTTTCGCAGGCTCCCGAGTACGCCAATACGGTATCGAACATTATCCGGATTTTCCTCGAACCAACTGCCTATTCTCAAGTTTAATCGTTTTTAACCATTTGGGCATCAGCTGTTAGACGCTGGATACTGGACAACGGACGAACTGTCTTTGGTCTGACATCCAGCGTCTACTCGCTTTTACCCGGTAAACAAACATCCATGTTTCGACCTGTACTTTTCGCGCTGTCCTTGTTATTGCTCACCCTGTCAATGGCCTGGAGCGCACCCGATGACAAGCATATTGAAATAGAAACCCGAAATACCGCCCTGGTTATCCGGATTGACAAAGACCAGAACCCGACGATTGTGCATCTGGGTCAGCGACTCATCCGCCCCGATGAATACGGGAAGATTCCGGAAAATGGGAAGCGCGGAGAAGATTATACCGGTCTTTACAACTCCGTATATACCCCCGCCGGAGGACGCAATTTGCTGGAACCCGCTATCCAGGTGACCCACGCCGATGGCAATCCGTCGCTGGATTTACGCTACGTTCGGCACGAACGTAAACCCGATGGTGACGGGGTTGTGCTAACAACGATTTACCTGAAAGATCCGCAGTATCCGTTTGAGGTAACGCTCTATTACAAAGCGTATCAAAACGAAGATGTTATCGAGCAGTGGTCTACCATCCGGCATACGGAGAAGAAAAACGTTGTACTGCACAAATACGCATCGGCCAACTTGTACATACCAGCCGAGAATTACTACCT of Spirosoma agri contains these proteins:
- a CDS encoding glutathionylspermidine synthase family protein, with protein sequence MISLKPLPTSPEAQLRNLGWDWMIGQDTLPYLANEAVLVTPAEADAYYEAANELFEMVVAAGQQVIDQNRFAELGIPESLVELIKLSWDDDRNIHLYGRFDLAGGIDGRPIKLIEFNADTATCLPETAVVQYAHLRANGLDDSHQFNAVFETLTGQFEELLAMNPDLQPTLLLSAMRDFPEDDANVALIGEAAREAGFEVEFDFIDNVEFSAEEGIFWQNPKNGEFEKLDFWFKLVPWEAIAEDEPELIGILTDLVRKRLGLVLNPAYTLLFQSKYILKILWELYPNHPLLLETDTKPLAGKASVEKVLFGREGANVRILNSDGSERQTVDGDYGDYAKIYQEYVEFPTDSAGNTYQAGVFYAGESCGLGFRRGGLILDNSAGFVGHVVE
- a CDS encoding DoxX family protein gives rise to the protein MANLSLYLQAFIYIAAGLNHFISPKTYLAIMPPYIPAHNLMVILSGIAEVVLGVGLLFPATRSISAWGIILLLIVVFPANIHMATASRFRKLPAWLRWGRLPLQGVLIWWAYQHT
- a CDS encoding gliding motility-associated C-terminal domain-containing protein; amino-acid sequence: MWRFYLLMLISSLLTTSLLAEPVAFVENKGQWSSEVRFRAEIPGGYLYLKANALHYVFYDGAALSSHHTPAAGQHTNTIPGHAVEVRFEGATLTSSIETSHPSPTIRNYFTGQKPAGNVSAFGEVIYHDLYPGIDLRLYAYYQTLKYEFIVHPGADPAAIQMTYSGASRVRMDNDQLIVETSLQSITESRPYSYVSQNGRATEVAAYWQLDADQAATNTPRKVRFRLPNGYDKTQTLTIDPELVFSTYSGSYSDNWGMTATYDTEGNLYSGGIVFGPNFPATTGAFKTQFSGVVDVAILKFSPDGSKLLYATFLGGKAAEVPHSLIVNNRGDLVVMGSTSSTDFPVTAGAYQTKTQLGTPASYSFATTTSIEFDNGSDLFVSILSPDGKQLKASTFVGGASKDGVGASTTTGVHGDGISFRNYGDDLRGEVIVGPNDDVYVASVTESADFPAAALPTSGSNQADAVVFRLSSDLSQLRWSSRIGGSGYDKAHSLKLTASGSLFVCGVTTSLDMPASADAIKSKPESATHVDGFVARFDNQQLARLTYLGTAAEDIAYLLDIDADGNPYVFGSTRGKYPVTTGTYQNPGSSQFIHALDATLSKTLFSTVVGSGRATPDIAPTAFLVNECGNIYLSGWGGVVNVRTGFNVNSNTTGLPVTSEAYKKTTNGSNFWVALLERGAKSLLYATFAGSQDIGRGDHVDGGTSRFNKQGVIYHAVCACGGTNFPATAQAWSKTNNSSNCNNLAFKFDVDRLRAGFDTYRGTEKGVITGCTPLTLTFQNTSTGGKQYQWLIDGQVVSTDTARTSYVFTKAGKYTVKIRAYNPLTCQRIDSAQQVITINPANFQISPDTTICPDARALLRASGATTYTWSPADGLSSTTIASPMASPKQTTTYTVDMTNEFGCSTRRSVTVNTDASFRPDFAVQVGEDCNQAARITFVNNTRNADQYVWQLGNGDTVRTAIPENFQYNQSGQYTVTLTASRNGCSLTESKTITVENLNNIPNVITPNNDGKNDVFNIGLPDAQLVIYNRWGRRVFDASPYLNDWGASMENGIYYYLLTTPNGVQCKGWIQVLQ
- a CDS encoding TolB family protein, with the translated sequence MILKTVCTGVLLVSILTASLPLLAQRSPMIGQFDGQADVGNVKRPGSATYDPAKQEYTIEGSGTNIWFDHDEFHFVWKRMKGDFILQTNGQLLGKGVDPHRKLGWMVRSTLDSNSAHINAVVHGDGLTSLQFRRTKAATTEELKSTLTAADVVQLARKGNTYTMSVARNGELFTTEQVTDLNLGDEVYVGLFVCSHNPAVSEKALFHNVRIIVPARDNFVPYREYIGSDLEVMDVATGHRKTIYHSPVSIQAPNWLPNNKALIYNSNGKLYRFDLAKKKPTVINSDFAINNNNDHVLSFDGKQLGISHQVKEEGNKSMVYTMPVGGGKPKRITPVGHSYLHGWSPDGKSLIYTGQRNDEFDIYKISSDGGPETRLTTAKGLDDGSEYSPDGNYIYFNSTRSGTMQIWRMKPDGSDQVQLTNDAYNNWFPHISPDGKWMTILSFNKDVSPDDHPFYKHVYLRLLPVSGTGPAKVIAYIYGGQGTINTPSWSPDSKQVAFISNSDTTDPVPAVTK
- a CDS encoding sugar phosphate isomerase/epimerase family protein; the encoded protein is MNTQKLSRTDFLKTSALAMAAVLIPNLDVFASPANKNLGLQLYTLRDLLPKDLEGTLKKVAEIGYKEVEMFGYSDGKFFGKTPTEFAALLKSLGLKAPSGHYTTGNTMPNMKGTLTNDWKRAVDDAATLGQKYMVCAYLFPDERKMDDYKRHIDLFNKSAETCKAAGIQFAYHNHDFEFKEMDGKLPYDMILSGTDPKLVKMELDLYWASYAGQDPVALFKKHPGRFPLWHVKDMAKTEKREFSEVGEGSINFQRIFDAKKTAGLTHYFVEQDICKRPPLESIAISYRNLAKVSV
- a CDS encoding NIPSNAP family protein, producing the protein MKRRNFVASSLLAVPALATSEPSKPDAQKAVYEWRTYEPKYGSPQSSIENYLKDALIPALNRQGAKNVGVFREMGKSDPAKLHVLIPYPSWDAYTTAASKLASDQAFGQASQSYVSLTPEKAPFARYTTSLMSAFDGLPQLAVPAKEPRIFELRTYEGYNEDAVRRKVKMFNVDEIKIFNNTGLHSVFFGEVVAGEHMPCLTYMLTFKDMAERDANWKQFGADPDWKRVSQAPEYANTVSNIIRIFLEPTAYSQV